CTGAAGACGTTTTCTCCATGTCCCCGCTCCCCGCGCCGATCCGGGGGCGCCGATGCGGCTCAACGACCTCACAAACAAGACGACGACAAGAATAGAACGGCCCGACCCGTGACCCGACCTTCCGCCCGACCGGCGGTCATCACCATTGCACACGAACTCCGCCGACTCCGTGAGGAGCGCGGCCTGAGCCTCCGCGCCATCGCCAGGAAGACGAACATCAGCCCGGCCCAGCTGTCGGCTCTCGAAACCGGCCTCCGTCGGCAGGACGCCACCTTGGTGGGATATCTACTTGGCGTCCTCGGCGCCCCGGTGGCCACGTTGAAGCAACTCATCACGGTCGCAAGCCGTGTCGACGAACCCGACTACTTCGATCCAACCGGAGATGATGAAAGCTTGCTACGCTCCGGGTTCGAGCGGTCGTCCACGACGGTGTTCGAATGGTCGCCGACGCTGTTCCCCAAGGCGCTGCACTCAGCCGAGTACTCCCGCGCCGTTCAGGAATCGGGCCTGCCCAATCCTGACACCAGCACACGGGAACTCGTGCCGGCATCCGCCCGCGCCTGCGCCGAGAACACGTCCGAGAAGCTGTATGTGTTCCTTCTCGGCGAGGCCGCCACCCGGCCCGACGCCTGCTCCGCAAACGTACTCTGCGACCAGATCGAGGAAGTCGCCACCGTGTCGAAACTGCTGCGCATTTCCGTCGGTCTCGTTCCGGCGTCCTTCTGTCCGCCTGGCCTGGTTGAACCGTTCACCTTGTACGAGGACAAGGCTGGCCCGTTCGCAGTCGCGATACCACACAACCGTGGTGCCGCGTTCCTCACCAATCAAGCGTCCGTGACATACTACGCCACGACCGCCAAATGGCTACGAGGCGGCATCGCCGACGCTCCATGGCCCTGACCGAACCCCCAACCAAGTGACATCAACTCTTACGCGCTTTCTGCAAGAAGGAATCTGATTGCGATGATTGTCAACACTCTTTCTGTCGACCTGTGGGTACTGGCAGGCTTTTACTTCGGCCAAGAAGCGTACGGAAGTCTTCGCGAATCAATGCCGTGGCAGTGGTTTCAGGGCCGCGTCAAGACGCAGGCCGTCATCACTTCAATAATTACAGGTGCATTGTGGCCCGCAGTACTCGTTTTCGACGCTCTCTGTCGCATTCCAGGTTTCTTTAGGTGGACGGAGGTGTTCATTACGTGGCGTCGCCCTCGGCGAGGCTGAAGGGGGTTCGATTTGTCGGGAAACATGAATCTGCCTCGACAACAGAAGGGAACTGGTAGCGATGAGCACGCAGGGGACTTCGGGCGGCCCGCCGGGCAACGAGGATGCACATTCGGACCGTAGTCAACCCTGGTCGGCGCGAGCGGATCTCGGGGCGGAGTTTGCGGCGGACGCGACCGCTGTACGACGGGCTGTCGATGACGGCACACTCCCGCCCGCGTCGGGTGCACGGCTGGCGCAGATGCTCGGCGACATCGCCGCCGAACTCGATCAAGCGTCCCCGGAGCCGGAAACAGATCCGGCACCGGGCGTTGAGTAGAATTACGCGTGCGCGCTGCGCAGATTCACGCAAGTCGGCCACACGCGGCTGTGACGCGTACGCCAGGGCGTTGAACAGGCGCGATCGCCTCCCGTAGTGTGATCTTCCAGCTACGGGGAGGAGTACACAATGGGGTTCCGGACGGTGCCGGACGCACTAAGGGCGGCCGGGCGCACGGGTGGTGACGCGGTCGGTCAGCTGCACGGCGCGGACTGCGGACAGCCCACCAGCGGCGTGGCCACGGCGGTGCCGGGCGGCCGGGCTGCGGGTGCCGCCGCCAGCTTCAGCGATGGCTGGGGGCGTACGTTCAGCCAGTGGTGCGGAGACGCGGAACGCTACAGCGGCGACCTCGGCACCGCCGCCGAGAACTATCAGCGGGGTGACCAGGCCGCCGCCACCAGCGCCGAGGACGCGGGACGGCTGCGAGGCCCACGCTGATGGTCAGTCTGTCCGACGTCAAGCGGTGGAACACCGGCCAGCTCGACGAGATCGCCCACACCATGCAGCAGCGCTTGCAGATCCT
This Amycolatopsis sulphurea DNA region includes the following protein-coding sequences:
- a CDS encoding Scr1 family TA system antitoxin-like transcriptional regulator is translated as MTRPSARPAVITIAHELRRLREERGLSLRAIARKTNISPAQLSALETGLRRQDATLVGYLLGVLGAPVATLKQLITVASRVDEPDYFDPTGDDESLLRSGFERSSTTVFEWSPTLFPKALHSAEYSRAVQESGLPNPDTSTRELVPASARACAENTSEKLYVFLLGEAATRPDACSANVLCDQIEEVATVSKLLRISVGLVPASFCPPGLVEPFTLYEDKAGPFAVAIPHNRGAAFLTNQASVTYYATTAKWLRGGIADAPWP